The proteins below are encoded in one region of Apium graveolens cultivar Ventura chromosome 4, ASM990537v1, whole genome shotgun sequence:
- the LOC141716709 gene encoding uncharacterized protein LOC141716709, translating into MMGKGLVPDVFTYTSLLQGLCTLGRWDDVIKKIQEMGAHRISPNVYTFNILVDAYCKEGKLEEAEFMFRSMTARGIHPNVVTYSVLIEGYCFKRKMDKAMVWYRDMIENNVFPSTFMYNSLINGYCKSKKTDHALKLFRFMQSKGVKPDVVTYNIVIDMLYRMGKCTSALELYTEMQARGIMPDTVTYTIVLNGLCQNNYIDETMSLLQMLEKRGLNSHIYYYTIIIDGTSKHGDFDSARAIFNDLPMKGVKPNVHTYTVLINGLCLNNLFKEAKEYLVKMEEDGCLPNSVTNNVIAQGFFKGNKCDEAVKILKEMVEKGFKPDASTFELLLEQLPSKGQDSTLMDMIQNFVPRDIIVSSSNS; encoded by the coding sequence ATGATGGGGAAAGGTCTTGTACCTGATGTTTTCACATATACCTCGTTGCTTCAGGGATTATGTACTTTAGGGCGCTGGGATGATGTTATCAAAAAAATCCAAGAAATGGGTGCTCACAGAATCAGTCCAAATGTGTACACTTTTAATATATTAGTGGATGCATATTGTAAGGAAGGTAAATTGGAAGAAGCTGAATTTATGTTCCGTAGCATGACCGCAAGAGGTATACATCCTAATGTTGTAACCTACAGTGTACTGATCGAAGGATATTGTTTTAAACGGAAAATGGATAAAGCAATGGTTTGGTACCGTGATATGATTGAAAATAACGTTTTCCCAAGTACTTTTATGTATAACAGCTTGATTAACGGGTATTGCAAGAGCAAGAAAACGGATCACGCATTGAAACTCTTTCGGTTCATGCAATCAAAAGGAGTAAAGCCTGACGTTGTTACGTACAACATTGTTATAGATATGTTATATCGAATGGGTAAATGTACATCGGCTCTTGAACTTTATACTGAGATGCAAGCAAGGGGAATCATGCCAGATACGGTCACTTACACGATAGTACTGAATGGATTGTGCCAAAATAACTACATTGATGAGACCATGTCATTACTTCAAATGTTGGAAAAAAGGGGACTTAATTCACATATATACTATTATACTATCATCATTGATGGTACTAGCAAGCACGGAGATTTTGATTCAGCACGGGCAATTTTCAATGATCTTCCCATGAAAGGGGTGAAGCCTAATGTTCATACATATACCGTACTAATAAACGGTCTTTGTTTGAACAACCTATTTAAAGAAGCAAAAGAGTATCTTGTAAAAATGGAAGAGGATGGTTGTTTGCCAAATAGTGTCACTAACAATGTTATTGCCCAAGGATTTTTTAAAGGAAATAAATGTGATGAGGCTGTGAAAATTCTGAAGGAAATGGTTGAGAAGGGTTTCAAACCTGATGCATCGACTTTTGAATTGCTGTTAGAGCAATTGCCGTCTAAAGGACAAGATTCCACTTTGATGGATATGATACAAAACTTTGTTCCCCGTGATATCATTGTCTCTAGTTCCAATAGTTGA